ACCAATACTGCAAAAGGAGATCATAAAACTGCTGAGATTTATTATAAAAAAGCAGATGATCTTTTAAAACAGCTGAATATCACCGATCATGCCGAGGTTTTAAATTATCAGAAAGCAATAGCGCTAAAAACAAGTAAAAATTTGCCTTTGGCCGCAAAATCTTTTCAAAAGATAATTAAAAAACCAGATAATCCGTCTCTTGTAAAAACCAAAACTGACGCTTATTATCAACTTGGCTTAATCGAAACGCAACTAAAACGAAACGATTCTGCGATAATTTATTTTGATCGCGCTTTAGATTATAATGCCAAAACCAATAATCTGGCTCAAAAATCTAAAATCATTTTAGGAATTAGTGAGTACTATAAACGAAATAGAAACTTTGATCTTGCTTACTCTTATTTAGACGAACATTATCAAATAGAAAACTATCTCCTTAAATTAAAAAATGCAAAGATTGATCTTAATGAATTCGAGAAATTCAAAAAAAATCAATCTTTAAACAATACGCTTAAACGCGAAAGTGAAGAAAAAATTCAGCTGAAAACATACCGATACTCAAAACTTGTGAGTATTCTGGCTATTGCACTTATTTCGATTTTATCGCTTTTGAGTTTAGCTTTATATAAAAATAATATTATTCGAAATCAGAATAATTTACTTTTAAGAGAAAAAAATAAAGAGCTTATTCTGGCAAAGAACAAAGCCGAAAAAGCATCAAAAGCCAGATCTGAATTTCTATCAACTGTAAGTCATGAACTGCGGACGCCTTTGAACGCTATTAACGGAATTACGCATTTATTACTGGAAGACAATCCTAAAAAAACACAATTAAAATATCTTGAGTCTCTAAAATTCTCCGGAAATTACCTCACTACTTTTATTAATGAAATTCTTGAAATCAACAAAATCGATTCGACTAAAGTTGAAATAGAAAACATTAGCTTCAATCTAAAAGAATTATTATTCAATATTCAGAGCTCTCTGAAAGAATTAGCGACAGCCAATAAAAATTATTTTAATCTGGAAATAGACAAAACAATTCCGGATAATTTAATTGGCGATCCAACCAAGCTATCGCAAATCATACTAAACTTAATAAACAACGCATTAAAATTTACGCAAAACGGAAACGTAAATGTTATCGCAAAATTATACGCTCAGGAAGACGATATTGCAACTGTTTATTTTGAAATAGTTGACACCGGAATTGGGATTCCAGAAGATAAATTACAAAGTGTTTTTGAAAGCTTCTCTCAAGGATCAATTGAGGTTAATAGAAAATATGGCGGAACCGGATTGGGTCTTACCATTGTAAAAAAATTAATTGAGCTTTTGGGCGGAGAAATAAAACTAAAAAGTGAAGTTGGAAAAGGATCCACCTTTACCTTCAAACTAAATTTTAAAATCAACAACGAACCATTGGAAGTAGTCGAAGAAGCCAAACCTTATAATGACAAGCAGCTAAAACACAAATCGATTTTATTGATTGAAGACAACAAAATCAATCAAATGATTACCCGAAAAATGCTTGAAAACAAAGCGATTTGTTGCGAAATTCTTGATAATGGTGAAGATGCTGTAGAACTTCTAAAAGTCAAACGTTTCGACATGATTTTAATGGATGTTCATTTACCTGGAATAAATGGAACGACAGCCACTCAACAAATCAGGGAATTTGACAAAACGACTCCAATTATTGCGTTGACAGCAATTTCGCTTGACGAAAACAGAGATATGCTTTTATCTTTTGGAATGAATGATGTTATTACAAAACCATTTGTTCCGGACGAATTTTACAGCACAATTGCGAAGTTTTTTGATTAGATTTTTTCTTAAGCTTCTAAGTTTGACTTAACATACTCCAAAATTGTAGCGTCAAAATTTTGCTGATGTTTGATAAACGTACTTTTTATTGGCAGATAATACAATTGCGAAACAAGTTTAGAATCTTTTAAACGCACATAATCTTTCTCTGTTGTAATGATTTTTTTGTTCTGCGCTTTATTCTGAATCGAATCTAAATCAGAATCTAAAAAATTATGATGATCCGGAAAAGTCAGACATTCATCTTTTTCATTTTTTAAATAATCAAAAAACGGTGTTGGTTTTGCGATTCCAGCCAAAAGCAATTTAGGTTCATTTTTAATTTCATTTACAGCGATTTTCTCTTCTTTGCCATAAATTGCATCATCATAATCAATGAATGTAAAGTAAGATTGCTGCGAACAACTAAGCTTCAGTTTCAATCTGATTTCTTCTTGCTTTTCACCTGATAAATCTTTTGGACATTTTGTTACCACAATGATATTGGCACGATTTGATCCGCTTCTGCTTTCGCGTAAATTTCCGGTTGGAAGCATAAAATCATCGGCATACAAATCACCGTAAGAAGTCAGTAAAATATAAAAACCTGCTTTTACCTTTCGATGTTGGTAAGCATCATCCAATAAAATTACCTGAGGTTTTTCTTGATGTGAAAGCAATTGCGTAATTCCGTTTGTTCTGTCAGCATCGACTGCAACCTGAATATTTGGAAACTTTTGATAAAATTGAAATGGTTCATCTCCCAAAATTTCAGCATTTGAAGTTGAACTAGCCAAAACAAAACCTTCGGATTTTCGTTTGTAACCGCGGCTTAAAGTCGCAACTTTATATTGATCAGACAATAACCGAATCAAATATTCGATTTGAGGAGTTTTACCAGTTCCGCCAACACTCAGATTTCCAACAGCAATAACCGGAATATCAAATGAAGTTGATTTCAGAATTCCTTTATCAAAAAGAAAATTCCTGATTGAAGTAATGAATCCGTATAAGATGGCAAACGGAAAAAGTATTTTTCGAAGTAAGTTCATAGATTTATTTTATTCCTAAACTTCCCAATATATCTTCAGGATTTAATCTTGTTGTTTCGCCATTTTTAATATTTTCTTCTGCTTTTTTAACTTTTTCAATAAATTCAGCAGAATAATAACTTTCTTTTTTCTTGTTTTTTTTTGAATCCATTTCGACAATTTCAATACCGTCAAGATCTTTAAAAAAAGCTTCAAACATTTTCATAAATGCCTTTCCCGTTTTGGTACGCTCATTAATTTTTATTGTAGTCATGGCTATAAATTTTGAATAACAAAGATATAACATTCGTAATTATTTAGTACGAATTAGTATTACCATTAGTATGAATAATTATTACCAGATATAATTATTATTCGTTAATTTGTTTTATAAATTCCTTTCAGATTCCAAATTTCAAGATTTCCTCAATAACAGTAAACTTGAAACAAATAAAACCTGAAACTTGAAACAAAAGAATAATGAAAATCAAAAACATAATAGAAGTTCTTGAAGAAATGGCACCTTTGGCTTACGCCGAAGATTTTGACAATGTTGGACTTTTAGTCGGAAATGCTGAAACTGAAAGCACAGGAGTTTTAGTTTGTCACGATGCTTTAGAAAATGTAATTGAAGAAGCTATTGCTAAAAATTGCAATCTTGTGGTTTGCTTTCATCCTATTTTATTCTCGGGAATTAAAAAAATTACAGGCAAAAACTATGTTGAGCGTGCGATTTTGAAAGCTATTAAAAATGACATTGCCATTTATGCTGTTCATACCGCGCTTGATAATCATTCGGCTGGAGTTAATAAAATATTTTGTGATGCTTTAGGATTAACAAATACTAAAGTTTTAATTCCAAAACAAAGCTTCATCCAAAAATTAGTTACTTATACAATTCCGGATAATTCAGAAAAAGTACGTAATGCAATGTTTGAAGCCGGTGCAGGAACAATTGGTAATTATGACAACTGCAGTTTTAATACTGAAGGCTTTTTTACCTTTAAAGGAAATGAAGACAGTAATCCTGTAATTGGAGAAAAAGGAAAATTACATACCGGAACTGAAATTAAGATTGAAGTTGTTTTCGAAAAACACTTACAATCTAAAATTCTAAAAGCTCTTTTTGCAAATCATATTTATGAAGAAGTCGCTTATGAAATTTATGATCTTCAAAATTCGCATCAAAATATTGGATTGGGAATGATTGGGGAATTTGAAACTGAAATGGACGAAAAAGAGTTTCTGCTTTTTGTAAAAGATAAAATGATTGCCGATGGAATTCGTCATTCTTCCTTTCTTGGAAAAAAAATTAAGAAACTAGCCGTTTTGGGCGGTTCAGGAAGTTTTGCCATAAAAAATGCAATTATGGCTGGAGCCGATGCTTTTTTGACTGCCGATTTAAAATACCATCAGTTTTATGAAGCTGAAAACCGACTACTTTTAGCCGATATTGGTCATTTTGAGAGCGAACGCTATACAAAAAACTATATTGTTGATTATCTTCGAAAAAAAATCCTTAATTTTGCAATCATTTTATCAGAAGAAAATACAAATCCAGTTAAGTACTTATAGAATATGGCGAATACGAAAGAATTAAGTGTTGAGGACAAGTTAAGAGCAATATACGATTTACAGCTTATTGACTCTAGAATTGACGAAATCAGAAACGTAAGAGGAGAACTTCCTTTAGAAGTGGAAGATTTAGAAGATGAAGTTGCAGGTTTAAGCACTCGTTCAGAGAAACTGAAAAGTGAACTTGAAGTGATTGAGGATCTTATCAAATCGAAGAAAAACGCGATTGATGAGCACAAAGAGGTTATCAAAAAATACACAAAACAACAAGAATCAGTTCGTAATAACAGAGAATTTAATTCTTTGACTAAAGAGGTTGAATTTCAAGAATTAGAAATTCAATTGGCTGAAAAGCAAATCAAAGAAATGAAAGCTTCTATCGAGCATAAAAAAGAAGTTATTTCTAATTTAAAAGAAAAACTTGATGCTAAAAGCTCTCATTTAAAACATAAAAAAAATGAATTAGATGCGATCATGGCAGAAACTCAAAAAGAAGAAATCTTCTTATCTGAGAAATCAGCTGAGTTTTCAGGTCAAATCGAAGAAAGATTATTAGCTGCTTATACTAGAATCAGAACTAGTGTTCGTAATGGTTTAGCTGTAGTATCTATCGAAAGAGGTGCTTCTGCAGGATCATTCTTCACTATTCCGCCACAAACTCAAGTAGAAATCGCTTCTAGAAAGAAAATCATTACTGATGAGCACTCTGGAAGAATTTTGGTTGACAGCGCATTAGCTGAAGAAGAAAAAGAAAAAATGGAACAATTGTTCTCTAAATTCTAAATATTTAAAATCCCGATTTAATCGGGATTTTTTTTGCTTAAAATTTTCCGCCACGAATTTCACCAATTTCACTAATTTTTATATCCTAAGAATAAAAATTCGTGCTAAATTTGTGAAATTCGTGGCGATACTTTTTAATAACAGCTTTCGAATAATTATACTTTTATCTTTAAATTATTTATTTTGGGAATTAAAAAAGGAATTCGTTTCATTACAGTAAAATCGGTTGGACAATATATCAATTTCTTAAGTTATGTTCGTCCACAAAAAGCTGTCGAACTTTCATATGCTCTTTTTAGCCAACCCAGAATTGGCCGATTACAAAAAGAGAGTTTACCAAAAGTCCTGAAAAATACCGAAACAGAAACGTTTCATCACAACGAACATCATTTTCAGACTTATATCTGGAAAGGAAACGAAACCAAAATTCTACTTGTTCACGGATGGGAAAGTAATGCGTCACGCTGGAAAAAAACCTTACCACATCTTCAAAAATCAGGAAGTACAATCATTGCCATTGACGCACCTGCGCATGGTCAAAGCAGCGGCAAGGAATTTAATGTTCCACTTTATGCTGAATTCATTAATAAAGCAGTCGAAAAATATCAGCCTACAATTATTATTGGTCATTCTATTGGTGGCGCGGCTTGCGTTTATCACCAATATTTATTTCCAAATACCAGCATTAACAAAATGGTGATTTTAGGAGCTCCATCAGAATTGAAAACCTTAATTAATAATTACATTTCGATGTTAAGTCTGAATACGAAAATGTTTTCACTTTTAGAAAGTAAATTCATGAGTCGCTTCAACTTTAAACTGGAAGATTTCTCCGGACAAAGATTCGCCTCAGAATTTAATGTTGCGGGTTTAATTGCACACGATACTTCTGATAAAATAGTAGCTTTTGAAGAAGGACAGAAAATTGCCAGTAATTGGAAAAACAGTCAATTTATTGAAACCAAAGGTTTAGGTCACGGAATGCATGACGATGAATTGTATCAAAAGGTTATTGAGTTTTTGTTTTCTTCTTAAGGTTCTGAGGCACTAAGTAGCTAAGGTTCTAAGTTTTTTCCTTAAAAACGGTCGTATTGTCATTTCAACGAAGGAGAAATCTTCGCAAGTAACTCCGTAACGAAAACCCAATCTTTGTCGAGCTTCTCACGAAGATTTCTCCTTCGTCGAAATGATAAGATTGCGTGAAATCTATTAATCTGAAGTCTAAAATCTGCAATCTAAAATTTTTAAACAACTACATTAAAATACTTCAACAATTCCTTCTCACCTTTTCCTGTGATGATTATTGCTCTTGAATCTTTTGTTCTTCTGAGCCAATCTTCATTTATCATTTTATTGAATAAAAGCGAACCGATCGAACCCGCGATATGATTTCTTCTTTCGCTCCAATCCAGGCAAGGTTTTAAGAATATTCGTTTTTGCTTTTGGGCTTCTTCGATATTAATTCCAAAATCAGAAAACCACTTTTCTCCTTGAGAACTGATTTCAAAATTATTTTTATTTTCTACTAATATCTTTTGATTTAGCAAACTATCAGTTACGGCGACACCAATTTTTCCTGCTAAATGATCGTAGCAAGTTCGGCAGTATTTTATTGGAGGATAATTTTCGGTTTCTTTTTTGGATTGAATTGCAGGTTTCGGAATAAGATTCGCCATTGCTTCAATAACGTATGCGACTTCTTTATTCGAAAATCTGTAATACTTATGACGTCCTTGCTTTTCTACAGAAAGTAAATTTGCTTCAAGAAGTTTCCCCAAATGCATACTCATATTTTGTGGAGACGTATTTACTGCAATTGACAATTCTGTGGCCGTAAATGCTCTTCCGTCAAGCAATGTCCACATAATTGCTGCACGAGTTGGATCGCCAATTAAAGTTGCCGTTTTTATAAATTGATCTTCCATTTGAATTTTTATAGTTAAGTACAGAATGAAGTATCCCTTTGTAAAGTTAAATAACTTTGTCAAAAAAATAAATATGAACTCTTCTTTATTCTTGCAATCTGATGTTTCTGATCCTTATTTATTATATGAAAATATGCGGAATAAAAATGCCGTTTTTTGGGATGAATCCAATAAAATATGGGCAATATATTCTCATAAACATTGTGTTGAAGTTTTAAAAAATCCTAAAGCACAAATTCCGACTATAAATCCTGACAACATTCAGAAGCTAAACAAATATGCTTTGGATATTTTGAATAATTTGACTCGATTATCAAATGGAATTCAACATGAAATTGGGAGAGAAATTTCGACAATGCTTTTTTCAAAAATGAAATCTATTGAAATCAGTTCGGTTATTAATGCATTAATTCAAAATGATTTAATCGAAAGCAAAATAGATTGGGTCGATTCTGTATCCAAAAAACTACCGATATTAATTCTTCTAAAAAGTTTTAATTT
This genomic window from Flavobacterium sp. 9 contains:
- a CDS encoding Nif3-like dinuclear metal center hexameric protein, with protein sequence MKIKNIIEVLEEMAPLAYAEDFDNVGLLVGNAETESTGVLVCHDALENVIEEAIAKNCNLVVCFHPILFSGIKKITGKNYVERAILKAIKNDIAIYAVHTALDNHSAGVNKIFCDALGLTNTKVLIPKQSFIQKLVTYTIPDNSEKVRNAMFEAGAGTIGNYDNCSFNTEGFFTFKGNEDSNPVIGEKGKLHTGTEIKIEVVFEKHLQSKILKALFANHIYEEVAYEIYDLQNSHQNIGLGMIGEFETEMDEKEFLLFVKDKMIADGIRHSSFLGKKIKKLAVLGGSGSFAIKNAIMAGADAFLTADLKYHQFYEAENRLLLADIGHFESERYTKNYIVDYLRKKILNFAIILSEENTNPVKYL
- a CDS encoding zinc ribbon domain-containing protein, yielding MANTKELSVEDKLRAIYDLQLIDSRIDEIRNVRGELPLEVEDLEDEVAGLSTRSEKLKSELEVIEDLIKSKKNAIDEHKEVIKKYTKQQESVRNNREFNSLTKEVEFQELEIQLAEKQIKEMKASIEHKKEVISNLKEKLDAKSSHLKHKKNELDAIMAETQKEEIFLSEKSAEFSGQIEERLLAAYTRIRTSVRNGLAVVSIERGASAGSFFTIPPQTQVEIASRKKIITDEHSGRILVDSALAEEEKEKMEQLFSKF
- a CDS encoding DUF2683 family protein, giving the protein MTTIKINERTKTGKAFMKMFEAFFKDLDGIEIVEMDSKKNKKKESYYSAEFIEKVKKAEENIKNGETTRLNPEDILGSLGIK
- a CDS encoding helix-turn-helix transcriptional regulator yields the protein MEDQFIKTATLIGDPTRAAIMWTLLDGRAFTATELSIAVNTSPQNMSMHLGKLLEANLLSVEKQGRHKYYRFSNKEVAYVIEAMANLIPKPAIQSKKETENYPPIKYCRTCYDHLAGKIGVAVTDSLLNQKILVENKNNFEISSQGEKWFSDFGINIEEAQKQKRIFLKPCLDWSERRNHIAGSIGSLLFNKMINEDWLRRTKDSRAIIITGKGEKELLKYFNVVV
- a CDS encoding alpha/beta fold hydrolase, with product MGIKKGIRFITVKSVGQYINFLSYVRPQKAVELSYALFSQPRIGRLQKESLPKVLKNTETETFHHNEHHFQTYIWKGNETKILLVHGWESNASRWKKTLPHLQKSGSTIIAIDAPAHGQSSGKEFNVPLYAEFINKAVEKYQPTIIIGHSIGGAACVYHQYLFPNTSINKMVILGAPSELKTLINNYISMLSLNTKMFSLLESKFMSRFNFKLEDFSGQRFASEFNVAGLIAHDTSDKIVAFEEGQKIASNWKNSQFIETKGLGHGMHDDELYQKVIEFLFSS
- a CDS encoding ATP-binding protein, whose protein sequence is MKYHLFILVCFFNSFLYSQTKKSTDSISYYNKLVNKNLNKKEYNQAVFYTKKSIDFCETNHKTENLANQTFKLGKIYYSQKKYEEALKNFHKSISYFDDVNPTCTKVLALHYIGVTNTAKGDHKTAEIYYKKADDLLKQLNITDHAEVLNYQKAIALKTSKNLPLAAKSFQKIIKKPDNPSLVKTKTDAYYQLGLIETQLKRNDSAIIYFDRALDYNAKTNNLAQKSKIILGISEYYKRNRNFDLAYSYLDEHYQIENYLLKLKNAKIDLNEFEKFKKNQSLNNTLKRESEEKIQLKTYRYSKLVSILAIALISILSLLSLALYKNNIIRNQNNLLLREKNKELILAKNKAEKASKARSEFLSTVSHELRTPLNAINGITHLLLEDNPKKTQLKYLESLKFSGNYLTTFINEILEINKIDSTKVEIENISFNLKELLFNIQSSLKELATANKNYFNLEIDKTIPDNLIGDPTKLSQIILNLINNALKFTQNGNVNVIAKLYAQEDDIATVYFEIVDTGIGIPEDKLQSVFESFSQGSIEVNRKYGGTGLGLTIVKKLIELLGGEIKLKSEVGKGSTFTFKLNFKINNEPLEVVEEAKPYNDKQLKHKSILLIEDNKINQMITRKMLENKAICCEILDNGEDAVELLKVKRFDMILMDVHLPGINGTTATQQIREFDKTTPIIALTAISLDENRDMLLSFGMNDVITKPFVPDEFYSTIAKFFD
- the lpxK gene encoding tetraacyldisaccharide 4'-kinase translates to MNLLRKILFPFAILYGFITSIRNFLFDKGILKSTSFDIPVIAVGNLSVGGTGKTPQIEYLIRLLSDQYKVATLSRGYKRKSEGFVLASSTSNAEILGDEPFQFYQKFPNIQVAVDADRTNGITQLLSHQEKPQVILLDDAYQHRKVKAGFYILLTSYGDLYADDFMLPTGNLRESRSGSNRANIIVVTKCPKDLSGEKQEEIRLKLKLSCSQQSYFTFIDYDDAIYGKEEKIAVNEIKNEPKLLLAGIAKPTPFFDYLKNEKDECLTFPDHHNFLDSDLDSIQNKAQNKKIITTEKDYVRLKDSKLVSQLYYLPIKSTFIKHQQNFDATILEYVKSNLEA